The following proteins are co-located in the Octopus sinensis linkage group LG24, ASM634580v1, whole genome shotgun sequence genome:
- the LOC115224045 gene encoding myb-like protein I has translation MGMSIVFDNELTKANFLDVTLNLHSDSYCPYHKPSTNLKYVSVFSNHAKTITDNLVKNISQRLTNLSANVDIFRQKAEFYNAALSKAGYREKVVYIDPALPMTAFCHQDRAGYNNINNLSSDGSLRNVETSTSRINIDNINNLRPRGGHSKPKPFIQPRNTHLNVRVDSPTQYKNRNKYIWFVIPFGKQIRSNLPLQFCQAIASNFPRNSRYYATVNSHKVRIAFSNTKNLSQIISSHNNKLLNKTLSPTFGDAAPSNARITRSNNNNNNDNRTGTEISNLHTSHGVNRNKDKSNGGGINVSNGNRDESTDRVINVGSPNNNFSTILTTVVSRTLAITAFSVAESIQVIFH, from the coding sequence atgggcatgagtatagtttttgataacgaaCTTACTAAGGCTAATTTCTTAGATGTCACACTAAACCTCCATAGCGATTCTTACTGCCcctaccataagccttccactaactTAAAGTATGTCAGCGTTTTCTCGAACCACGCTAAAActataacagacaatttggttaaaaacatttcTCAAAGATTAACTAATTTGTCTGCTAATGTCGACATTTTtaggcagaaagcggaattttataatgcTGCCCTGTCTAAAGCCGGTTATAGGGAGAAGGTAGTATATAtagatccggcccttccgatgacAGCATTctgtcatcaggatagggccggctacaataacataaataatttaagtaGTGATGGTAGCCTGAGGAATGTCGAGACAAGCACATCTAGAATAAATAtagataacataaataatttgcgGCCCAGGGGAGGCCATAGTAAGCCCAAACCTTTTATTCAACCTAGAAATACCCACCTTAATGTCAGAGTTGACTCCCCGACCCAGTACAAAAacaggaataaatatatttggtttgtaattccctttggtaaacAAATAAGATCTAACCTACCCCTGCAGTTTTGCCAAGCCATTGCCAGTAATTTTCCCAGAAATTCCAGATATTACGCCACTGTTAACTCACACAAAGTTAGGATAGCCTTCTCCAATACTAAAAATCTCTCACAGATAATTTCCTCCCATAAcaataagctgctaaataagACCCTCTCACCCACGTTCGGAGACGCAGCTCCGTCTAATGCCAGAATAAcgcgcagtaataataataataataatgataatagaactGGCACTGAGATTAGCAATCTTCATACCAGCCATGGAGTTAATAGGAATAAGGATAAGAGCAATGGTGGCGGCATTAACGTTAGTAATGGTAATAGGGATGAGAGCACTGACCGAGTCATTAATGTAGGGAGTCCCAATAACAATTTTAGCACGATTTTAACAACAGTAGTATCACGGACATTAGCAATCACAGCGTTCTCAGTGGCAGAGAGTATACAGGTGATATTCCATTAA
- the LOC115224046 gene encoding LOW QUALITY PROTEIN: ATP-dependent DNA helicase Q4-like (The sequence of the model RefSeq protein was modified relative to this genomic sequence to represent the inferred CDS: deleted 2 bases in 1 codon), translating to MEKLKNLKMALKTWEAKFLKENGRKPNSEDIGLSSENIRNAYSRYYKLKKELANGSADHSSVKDDGNSVWGKELNRTPTNNSDVPRNSSLDDLKVEQAVYLEKLSSKMFINSKRCDAMKKLANKSLLQQKSAKKDENSKRSRANCNLSDLKTSEIDVSLGSSPDKKNASFSETGVESSSTKLVEDSSPEKSPKLNNSGLFKNVLNISSRKRNVKSDETDSLVIPRLFHETKNHKFSLSASIADYADEEIPSDPVLNRDFKDNVKTSFDAFPNSQDNSDSKCELNDMQNIDLQLDHVGPELRNSKDTQRNNKDYGSNKNTIPVKLELKRRMSPESNKVKRRKISVDTVLNPSMSCSNNGETTSVKDSGPYSVCDKERFSSIEISKEKIPRLQESVECSSSPGTNDSNMEPVKSSNTKQTKKTFAAPKVSQINKSENFVRLNMKVKRFSKKGQGTKGAKFKRLEWKRKMREKQKSYGEKCFRCGENGHWAKNCKNVAKSRRNKDIQDEQTNGEYSSTVPEEDYLTLSQAVSMSKGESLSSCVEQDELEIEGSVVRDPYEMFNKFIAYRKSTEPYLVPNDDGTLPDIPDEVYNALQKFGFSDFKDGQSQAIMRTLCGLSTLVILSTGGGKSLCYQLPAYLYGQRPKHVAIVISPLVSLMEDQVEGLPVGINGACLHTNMTQSQRELVISSVNSGKVHFLLLSPEAVIGGQKSVLTELSKDVTISFACIDEAHCLSEWSHNFRPSYLQVCKTLKEKHGVQCFIGLTATATLAQSKHIAQQLWINDIEDAVIRGAPIPKNLVLTVSRDTYRDESLIELLEGERFSKCESIIIYCTRRDQTEKIATLIRTALKINQSNFSSRKESANSSKSKKTTKNAAQFIAESYHAGLTAYQRKRIQKAFMSGRLWIVVATVAFGMGIDKSNVRGVIHYNMPKSFESYVQEIGRAGRDSKVSHCHLFIDKEGQDLGELKKHIYANSISRFIVKKFIQSILKPCRCLQIHARWSENLCEPNESNEDTQKDSNNLDSFLCFNCEKRICKGHEVAVSIEPLVQRLDMKEENISTLLCYLELSFPGLLRLLPLTYASCKINCYGGAVQLQGIAKKCSPVAVAIAKQKLEGKKFCTASSVEFPVIELSDSMGWNSGLVKRELKSLQWSFDKDSGAKKSGVLVELSNLAFHFVSFGDLSDNELDHIIDYLYNRVKTQEKIELGQIQRLHRAVMSVSYNSICGCLDNVDEKRNKKLHQLIFEYFEEDSVTELSVDEQPMSELSAVKYDVGQIRNDVKRFLSIYSSDHNFTGHSVARILHGIGSPCYPANIWGRVRQFWRSYIGSDFQTIVKIATEEIINHKR from the exons ATGGAGAAACTGAAGAATTTAAAGATGGCTTTAAAAAcctgggaagcaaagttcttgaAAGAAAATGGTAGAAAACCAAACAGCGAAGACATTGGTCTATCATCAGAAAACATCCGAAATGCTTACTCTCGGTACTATAAATTAAAGAAAGAGTTAGCCAATGGCAGTGCAGACCATTCCTCTGTCAAAGACGATGGAAATAGTGTTTGGGGTAAAGAGTTGAATCGGACCCCAACAAATAACAGTGATGTACCCAGAAATAGTTCATTGGATGATCTGAAGGTGGAGCAAGCCGTTTATTTAGAAAAACTCAGTTCCAAAATGTTCATCAATTCTAAACGATGCGATGCCATGAAAAAACTTGCCAACAAGAGTTTGTTACAACAAAAATCTGCAAAGAAAGACGAGAATTCAAAAAGGTCAAGAGCAAATTGCAATTTATCCGACTTAAAGACCTCTGAAATTGACGTATCATTAGGTTCCAGCCCTGACAAAAAAAATGCTTCTTTTTCAGAAACAGGAGTAGAAAGTTCTAGTACTAAATTAGTTGAGGATTCCAGtccagaaaaatcaccgaaactAAATAATTCTGGGTTgtttaaaaatgttttgaatatcTCTTCACGGAAACGAAATGTTAAAAGTGATGAAACTGATTCCTTGGTTATTCCGAGATTGTTCCATGAAACCAAAAATCATAAGTTCTCTTTGTCTGCATCTATAGCAGATTACGCTGATGAGGAAATTCCCAGTGATCCTGTCTTAAACAGAGATTTCAAAGATAATGTGAAGACATCTTTTGATGCTTTTCCGAATTCTCAAGATAATTCTGATTCCAAATGTGAGTTGAATGATATGCAAAATATTGATCTTCAGTTGGATCATGTTGGCCCAGAACTTAGAAATTCTAAAGATACACAAAGAAATAACAAAGATTACGGTTCTAATAAAAATACCATTCCTGTTAAATTGGAACTGAAGAGACGGATGTCTCCTGAATCCAACAAAGTCAAACGAAGAAAGATTTCTGTGGATACTGTACTGAATCCCTCTATGTCTTGCAGTAATAATGGAGAAACTACTTCTGTTAAAGACTCTGGACCTTACAGTGTTTGTGATAAGGAACGTTTTTCCAGTATTGAAATCAGTAAAGAAAAAATTCCAAGGCTCCAAGAATCTGTTGAATGTTCCAGCTCTCCTGGAACCAATGATTCCAACATGGAACCAGTAAAATCTAGCAATACCAAGCAAACTAAAAAGACCTTTGCTGCTCCGAAAGTGAGCCAAATCAACAAATCTGAAAATTTTGTTCGTTTGAATATGAAGGTGAAACGGTTTAGTAAAAAGGGCCAAGGGACAAAAGGGGCCAAGTTCAAGAGGTTAgaatggaaaaggaaaatgagGGAGAAACAAAAGTCATATGGAGAGAAATGCTTCCGATGTGGAGAAAATGGACACTGGGCTAAAAACTGCAAGAATGTTGCAAAGTCTCGAAGAAATAAGGATATCCAAGATGAGCAAACAAATGGAGAATATTCTTCAACTGTTCCTGAAGAAGATTACCTGACACTCAGCCAGGCTGTGTCCATGTCAAAAGGAGAGTCTCTTTCCAGCTGCGTGGAACAAGATGAATTAGAAATTGAGGGATCCGTTGTAAGAGATCCGTATGAaatgtttaacaagttcattgctTATCGAAAAAGCACAGAGCCTTATTTGGTCCCTAATGACGATGGAACATTACCAGACATACCTGATGAAGTCTATAATGCTTTACAGAAGTTTGGTTTTAGTGATTTCAAAGATGGACAGTCGCAGGCAATTATGAGAACTTTGTGTGGATTGTCGACCCTTGTCATCCTCTCGACAGGAGGCGGCAAATCGCTTTGCTACCAGTTACCTGCTTACTTGTATGGGCAACGACCGAAGCATGTGGCTATTGTAATTTCTCCTTTGGTGTCTTTGATGGAAGATCAGGTGGAGGGCCTACCTGTAGGAATAAATGGGGCCTGCTTGCATACTAATATGACACAAAGCCAACGAGAACTTGTTATTTCTTCTGTAAATTCCGGTAAAGTGCACTTCCTTCTTCTGTCCCCAGAAGCAGTCATTGGAGGTCAAAAGTCAGTTCTAACAGAGCTCAGCAAAGATGTAACGATATCCTTTGCTTGTATTGACGAAGCTCATTGTCTTTCAGAATGGTCCCATAATTTCCGTCCTTCGTATTTACAAGTGTGCAAAACTCTCAAAGAGAAACATGGTGTCCAGTGTTTCATCGGACTTACTGCAACTGCAACATTAGCACAAAGTAAGCACATTGCACAGCAACTTTGGATAAATGATATAGAAGATGCTGTGATCAGAGGAGCTCCCATACCGAAGAATCTTGTGCTTACTGTGTCAAGGGACACCTATCGAGATGAATCTCTCATTGAGCTCCTCGAAGGGGAAAGATTCTCCAAATGTGAATCAATCATTATTTATTGTACGCGAAGGGACCAAACGGAGAAGATTGCAACATTAATAAGAACAGCTTTAAAGATAAATCAGAGCAATTTT AGCTCAAGAAAGGAATCGGCAAATAGTTCCAAATCAAAGAAGACAACAAAAAATGCTGCTCAATTCATTGCCGAAAGCTATCATGCTGGACTGACAGCATATCAGAGAAAACGCATTCAAAAAGCTTTCATGTCTGGGAGGTTGTGGATTGTCGTGGCCACTGTAGCATTTGGCATGGGGATCGATAAATCGAACGTCCGTGGAGTGATTCATTACAATATGCCAAAGAGCTTTGAAAGTTACGTGCAAGAAATCGGTCGTGCTGGTCGAGATAGTAAGGTTTCTCATTGCCATCTGTTTATTGATAAAGAAGGACAAGATTTAGGTGAGTTGAAGAAACACATCTATGCAAATTCAATCAGTCGATTCATTGTAAAAAAATTCATTCAAAGCATCTTGAAACCTTGCCGATGTCTTCAGATCCATGCCAGATGGTCCGAAAACCTCTGTGAACCAAATGAAAGCAACGAAGACACCCAGAAAGATTCAAACAATCTTGattctttcctttgttttaaCTGCGAGAAAAGAATATGTAAGGGTCATGAGGTGGCAGTCAGTATTGAACCCTTGGTTCAGAGGTTGGATATGAAGGAGGAGAATATTTCTACTCTCCTCTGTTATTTAGAACTGTCGTTCCCTGGACTTCTGAGACTGTTACCTTTAACATATGCAAGCTGTAAAATAAACTGTTATGGAGGAGCTGTTCAGCTGCAGGGTATTGCAAAGAAATGTTCCCCGGTGGCTGTTGCTATTGCCAAACAGAAACTTGAAGGGAAAAAATTCTGCACAGCTTCTTCAGTTGAATTTCCCGTGATTGAGCTCAGTGACAGCATGGGGTGGAATTCGGGCCTTGTGAAAAGAGAGCTGAAATCACTGCAGTGGAGTTTTGACAAGGATTCAGGTGCTAAGAAGAGTGGCGTACTTGTTGAACTATCAAACCTGGCCTTCCATTTCGTGTCCTTTGGTGATTTAAGTGACAACGAACTGGATCACATAATTGATTACTTATACAACCGTGTGAAAACCCAGGAGAAGATAGAGCTAGGCCAGATCCAGCGCCTGCACCGAGCAGTGATGTCCGTCTCTTATAACAGTATATGCGGTTGCTTAGATAATGTTGATGAGAAACGGAATAAAAAGTTGCACCAACTTATTTTTGAATATTTCGAAGAGGATTCTGTTACAGAACTGTCTGTCGATGAACAGCCGATGTCTGAATTGTCAGCCGTCAAATATGATGTTGGTCAAATAAGAAACGACGTGAAAAGGTTTCTGTCAATATATTCATCTGACCACAATTTTACTGGTCATTCAGTCGCCAGAATACTCCATGGGATTGGAAGTCCTTGCTATCCGGCTAACATTTGGGGTAGAGTCCGTCAGTTCTGGCGATCTTACATCGGTTCTGACTTCCAAACCATTGTTAAGATTGCTACTGAAGAAATTATAAATCACAAGCGCTAA